In Athene noctua chromosome 8, bAthNoc1.hap1.1, whole genome shotgun sequence, a genomic segment contains:
- the SFT2D3 gene encoding vesicle transport protein SFT2C, producing MADLGRQLQEYLAQSKAAAGSSATPAPPPAGCSQEEAGSGGGLGAWLGPLNPFPPGRGAPPAAAGPGPGPGPGPGPGPGWLWAAEADPCLPGLSRWQRLAGSGLCLLLAALCFGLAALYAPLLLLRARKFALLWSLGSLCALAAAALLRGPARLLREPSRGSLLFLGALGGTLYAALGLRSTLLTVLGAAAQLAAAAAALLAAMPGGAAGLRRLGGLFSAALRRRGKALPV from the coding sequence ATGGCGGACCTGGGCCGGCAGTTGCAGGAGTACCTGGCGCAGTCGAAGGCCGCCGCCGGCTCCAGCGCgacccccgcgccgccgcccgccggctgCTCGCAGGAggaggcggggagcggcggcggcctgGGGGCCTGGCTGGGCCCGCTGAACCCCttcccgccgggccgcggcgccccccccgcggcggccgggccggggccggggccggggccggggccggggccggggccgggctggctgTGGGCGGCCGAGGCGGACCCCTGCCTGCCGGGGCTGTCGCGCTGGCAGCGGCTGGCGGGGAGCgggctgtgcctgctgctggcCGCCCTCTGCTTCGGGCTGGCCGCGCTGTACgcgccgctgctgctgctccgcGCCCGCAAGTTCGCGCTGCTCTGGTCCCTGGGCTCGCTCTGCGCCctggccgccgccgccctgctGCGCGGGCCCGCCCGCCTGCTGCGGGAGCCCAGCCGcggctccctcctcttcctcggcGCCCTGGGCGGCACGCTCTATGCGGCGCTGGGGCTGCGCAGCACCCTCCTCACGGTGCTGGGCGCCGCCGCCCAgctggccgccgccgccgccgcgctcctgGCCGCGATGCCCGGGGGCGCCGCCGGCCTGCGCCGCCTCGGCGGCCTCTTCAGCGCCGCGCTGCGCCGCCGCGGCAAAGCGCTGCCGGTGTGA